CacgagctgcagctgcaggctctgaagAAGCCGCCAGTCCCCAAGCTGGGAGCTCCAGCACGAGCAGCTCGTGCACCTGGAGCACAAGCAGTTCCTCTGgcggcacagagcagctgcGAGAGAGGACAGAGGACGAGTGGCTGGCCATGCTGAGTATGTCCTTTGTGATCCCtgtctgctggagcagggcctTGTGTGTGCGTGTGTCAGCACGAGCTGTCCcgcctggtgctgctgctcagctgagtGTCGGTGCTGTGGCCtccacacaggagctgtggttGTGCTTTGAGGTGCTGAAGGAGCAGCGGGCTGTTGCTCCCGCCTCAGAGGGCAGCCTGGCCTGCTTTGGCTTTGCCTGAGCTTGCCTCGCTGCCCAAGGCAAAGCAGAGCTTGTTTCTGGCTGGGCAGGAAGGCTGTGACCTTGTGAATGCGTGggcctcagggagctgctgtggggcccAGCTCCTGTGGGCCATGGCCAAGGCCATCTtgagagctgagcccagcctaaAGCTGGGCCCTCATTGCTAAGGcccactgcaggagctgctcacagcagctgctgctctggaaagcCAGAAAGGCCTTGTTTAGGCAAAGTCCTGCTGTCAGCTGGAGATCGCgcctctgctgggagcacttTGCACTGTTCTCCTGGTTCTGGAAAGGTTCTGGTTCCAGAGCCCAAGGTGCCTTTGCTGTTTGCAAGGATTAAAGCTTTTGTTGAGTGTCACAGGgttttctttgcaaaacagaaatgttttgtttttttagacaACAATCACTTCTTTTGGTTATGGTTTTCTGATCCCTGTCTCCCCTACAGTTTCCCCATGTGCTCAGATTTCAGTTCACACTTGTAGTTTTGTGCAGGCCatgtttgctgcagagctgctgctcttgctgctgctgttgttttggtGGTGCAGGTGGTGCAGTAATGGTGTTGTTGTTTCTCTCCTGAGTGAGTTGAACGGGCCCAGTGGGCCAGAGAGTGGGGCTGCCTTTCAGATCTGCTGCACGGTGGGATCTCTGTTTTGAAGTCAGCatctttcctttgcatttttacagGGATGCTGGTGAGCAAAGAAGATCCAGAGGCGAAATATACAGATCTGGAAATCATTGGCAAAGGGTGAGTGCAGCCACAGGTCCTTCTTCAAAGGGAGGGGCTGTGTactgtgctggtggcacatcTCCCCAGAGTGACATCAGGCAAGCTCCAAAGCTGCTCAGACACTGCCTTGAGACGCTGCCGTCTCTCAGTACTGCTCAGCATTGACAGCTGCGGTCCGAAGGCATGGCAAAGACGCCTGGATGgtggcaatgtctttcctgcagcaaagagcagcacctggcagaTCTCCTGTTCCCTCAAGCGTGTTGCCCCTGTTTGCCGCTTTTCTcaggagaaataatttctgtgtgtcccaAAAGAATACAGAATACGTGGgaatgaaaggaggaaaacttCATTGCCTCCAAGGTCCAGTTAGTAGCTGAGGGCTGTCAGCTGTCAGTAAAATTTCTTTCCAGTATTTTGCTGAAAACAAGATTGAGTGGTCAGCATGACCACCTTCTAGTCTAGAAggcaaaagcagaaaggaaagaagcagctcTCTTTTGTAGCTGAGGTGGAAAAAGTCAAGGCTTCACGGGATTGCCCAATGCCAATGCACTCTAGAGGAAAAGGCAACATCTGTCTGATGTCAGACCCCTCGTGGATCCTGTGAGGTTTAGGCCTTTAGTGGAAAGAATCCACCAATCTGGTCCCTTttgaaaggcagctctgctgactgGAAATGGGATTGATTTGCAACATTTCCTCTGGGAGGAGCCAAATGTGCAAGAAGTCACCTGAAAAGTGGAGTCCTTCCCGTGTCTTTCGGTGCAccaaagagaagcagctgtggctggagacTACTCTCCTTGTCAGCTGGAGAAAGGATCTGTTACTGGAAGCTTTCCTCTGATTGCTCTTGCATGGCTTCAGGCTTCTCAGAAggcctgtgtgctgctgcctgagttTGGCAGATAGACTCCAAGGAGAGGTGTGAGCATGCCCAGCGGGAATGTGTGTGTCTGGAAAGATCCCACACGCGCACAGCTCCCgaaagagtaatgggataaagTGCAGAGCACAATCTGTGGTGGTGCATTTGCTGTTTGCCCCAGGACTTTGTTTCCTGTTGGAGGGCAGTgtctggcacctgcagggactAAAggccttctcctttctctgctgctgttttgtttctagGGGTTTCGGCACTGTGTGCACGGCGGTGGAGACTGCCACAGGAGAAGAGGTAAGCGtcaagcagtgctgcagctcctgcagctctccagtgcCCTCCCccttgctgtgagctgtgcctgagctttGGGTCGCTGGTAGAGCTTTGCTGGAGAGGCaaaggcagtgcagagcagagtcagcCTGCCGAACAGAGTGGGGACAGAGTTTGtccttctcagctgctgcaaggaaTGCAAAGAAGCCAAGGGGTGTTTTGCAGAGGAGGACATGCTAGGTGGGTCTTAGTGCCGAGGTGGTGTCTCAGAGAATGGCACTGCTctttggggctgcagctcagggctccctGGACTTCTCACTTCTGGCTGTTAGCAAATCCATGGGAATTGTGCTGGTAGTTGCTCAGCCACCTTTAGTGCTACCCTTGGGAAGTGTGCTTAGAGAGAGAGGTCTGCAAGGAGCCTCTCAAGGGCCTAAGCCCTACTCAGAGGCCGGCATGTATCGCTAGAGGTTCAAGGCTTGGGTTGTTTCTTTTTGCACTCAGGCAGGAATTTTAAATGTCAGAGGTTTGCAGAAACGTGTTTTAGTggagcaaaatgaaaattcctAAAGTGACAAAGTGCAGGGATTGTCTTTTTTGGTGGTGTCCTTAACGATGCGGTCATCATCAGGGCATTTTTTCCATAAGATCTGTAGGGCTGTATTTCTTATGGTGGATAAAGGTGAGGATGTTTCTAGGGTGACATTTTATCTCTCATGTCCGTAAAAGTTTGCTTTCTTGTTGTGTAGTGGGCTGCTGGAGTCATGATCAAGCCCCCCATGTTCCCTATGTGGTCCTGTGGCAAACTACTTTGGTTCATGGTTTGCATGTCATTTTAGGTGGCCATTAAGAAAATTAGTCTCCTGCAAGAGAGCAGCAAGGAGCTATGCGTGAAGGAAATCCAGGTCATGCGGGACAATAAGGACGGCAACCTGGTGAACTATATAGACAGGTGAGTGGTTCTGCTCTTCTGCCATGGGCGGTCACTCACCTCCTGCAAGGCAGAGCTTCAACCACTCCTCTGGTTGCTGGCAGAGGGTGGAGCTGTTTATTCCTGTTTCTGGGCTGATCTACAGCATCTTGGATGAGACTGCTTTGGGAGCTGCATTAATCTTTTTCTGCCATATCTAGTTGCAAGTGCACTTTCAAAGGCCAGGACTCGGCCCTATTTTACTGAGCCAACAGCCTCAAagttgctgtgctgcctccatgttttcctgttggctttggggtttggtttctttcccAAGGTTCTGAAGTGCTGACAAAGCACTACAGGATGTAGTTCCCTTGGCCTGTTGCATTGGTGTGGATAGCAAGCAGTCTTTTAGACTGCACAGAGTTCAAGCCCTGTAGAGCCTAGTGAATGACTATTCCCTTCCTCCTGTCTTCCTTGGAGAGAGACACGGAAACAAGAATCCACCAGGTCATGCAGGAGCGCGCATTCATCTCCAGGCTGTTGTTTCCTCCTTTCAGCTACCTGGTGCACGAGGAACTCTGGCTCGTGATGGAATACATGGACGGAGGTTCCTTACACGATGTCATCAGGGAGACCAGGATGGCAGAAGGAGAGATTGCAGTCGTCTCTCGGGAGGTGAGGGACGGCGCTTGTGCTTCCCGTGCCTTGGGTGGGATGGGTGGCAAGGAGGGGATTGATTTTACCTTCCGAGcttcctttctgcctttctcttaTGACTGCCAGGAGCAAGAGCCTCTGAAGTGCCTGCCAACGTGCAGGCCCTTCTTCTAGTCTGTTTCTTTGTCTTTGCCACTCTAAACACTTGCCTGGAGCCTGCGTGTACTGCATTCCGTCCCGGTAAGAGCAAACGTGCTGGTGGCACAATATCAACAGAGTGGGAAAGACAAAGAGATACTCGCAGGACTCTCAGAGAGCTCAGCCTCAAAGGAGAGCCTTGCACCCAAAGTGGGATTTGCAAAAGCACCCGCTGCCATGTGGCTGGAgagagcacagcccctgcagcagtgctccttcAGTCTGTGGTTGCAGGGCACTGGTCAGCTGAAATAATTGccctttctctttccaaaatGAACACACCCTCACTGAGaaaggcactgctgtgctcgTGTTGGAGCAGCAAGCTCTTGCCCTTGCCAGCAGCCTTTCCTGCCacggctcagcactgcccagcaagTCTGTCTTGCAGATGTGCCGCTTCCCTGCTTGTGGGATGCAATCAGATGAGGGACTCCTAGgctcatgtttctttttcctccctcagtgcctgcaaGGCCTGGATTTCCTTCACTCCAAGCAAGTGATCCACCGAGACATCAAAAGCCACAACATTCTCCTGAGCTTGGATGGATCTGTCAAGTTGGGTGGGTGTTGTTGGCCAGGCTCAGCCGTGCTGGGCTGCGGGGTGGGGGTGCCTTTGAGTGACTGCCAGATCCCCGGCAGTGGtgcctgtggcagtgcaggctgccctgcagcaagggcagagcacagccacaaGGTGCAGGGCGGTGTGGCTGGGAAGAAGGTGTCAGGAGGGGCTTTGGCTtgtgtgtgtcccttcccaagCAAGGCAGTTTCACTCTCGAGCTTCAGGGGACTAAAAGCCACTGTGTGAAATCGGGGGCTTTTGCTGAATGGCCAATCCCATATTCCCTCAGCTGCAGGCCTAAGGAAGGCCAGCATGGCCCCTTCTGCAGCTGGTTTGCCCACTGCCTTCTTGGACATTGCTAGAGGGGGGaattcttctgtttgctttcctaATTCACGCTGGCTTGATcagagtggtttttttctcctcagctgatTTTGGACTCGCTGCTCAGCTCACGGCTGAGCAGAGCAAACGGAGATCAGCTGTCGGCACTACTTACTGGATGGCGCCAGAGATTTTCACCAGGAAGCCCTATGGCCCCAAAGTGGACATCTGGTCCTTTGGCATCGTGGGCATCGAGATGGTGGAAGGAGCGCCTCCTTACCTGATGAAAACCTCCCGCACGGTGCGCTGCAACTTCTCTCACAGCCTCCTGTCACTCTAGCAAAATCTGTCCCCATCCTTCTGCCTGGGAAGCTTGGTAACACCTGGAGACCATGGGTTCTGGGCTGCATAGTCTCTTGTGCATCGTTCCCTGCTTTTTCCCCTTGCCATTTAATTATGAAGAGCCCAAAAATCTATGATGCCCTTTGCTTGATGGAAGCTTTGCCTAAGGGAGCAGCGAGCAGCGCCGAGctgaatttttggaaaaaaaccttggCAATAGCAGAGTTCGACCAAAGTCCCTCTTCCAAATGGACTCTAAGAGGTGGTGTCAGTCCTCAGAGAAGCAAAGGGTGCTTTTGCTGATCAAGTGGCTCCTAATTCCATCAGGCAATGAAATCAGGGCCCAAGGCAGGAGCCTTTGCACATtgggcaggctgtgcttgcCTCTGGCTTTGCGTTCTGTTGCTTGGGCTAGGAAAGGCATGTGCCACCCTCTGGCAGGGAGGAAAGCGCCACTGGAGAGTGGAGCTTGCGCAGTGGGGTGTGGGTGAGCAGTTTTGGGTGCGAAGGAGACAGGTGCAGTGTGACCTTGCCTTCTACTCCAGGTTGGACAGCTGATCAGCACCGGGGGCACCCCGAAGCTGCAGAACCCCAGGCAGCAGTCCCCTTGGCTGCGAGACTTTCTGcgctgctgcctgcagacagaCGAGGACAGGCGCTGGTGTGCCCAGGAACTTCTGCAGGTAAAAGGCAGAGCGGCCGCAGGGTGCGCCAGCTGCCCGCTGCCAGGGGCTCCTCCTGGGCTCGAGTGCAAGGCGTCAGATGGGCCCTGCTCCTAAGATTCTCCAGTCTGGGGGCtttttgaaggaaaagcaaGGAGAATCTTGGCCTGGGAGGACTGGCTTTGAAGGAGCCTTTCAAGGTCACCAAGACCAAACCTCCTTAAGCTGAAGACATCTGGCTTCATGCCTTTGTGGGATTGTGAGCCATGGTTTCCCGTGGTAGCAGGGTCCTGGACGTGGAGACAGAGGTGCACAGCGTGCCctcctttctgtctctttctggTAGACAGAGAAAGGCTGTTTCAGCCTGTGAGGAAAGTAGATGTTcatgtcttctttttctctttgggcAGCATCCGTTTGTAACCTCAGCCAAGCCGACCTCCAGCCTGACGCCTCTGAtcatggcagcacagcagttATGGCTGACAGCAGATACTAGCCCTGGAAGAGGCCATTGTTGTTTGCTGTAGTTTGTAGCTCGTAGTTTCTAGTTTGTAGTTTCTAGTTTCTGGCAGGTAGTTTGTTTAGATTGATagtcaaaataaatactttaaaacctTCACTGTGTTGGAAGCTTCCCTTTGTTCTCAACCTATGAACAAGGtctaaattttcttcttaatggTCAGGCGTTTCTAAACCATGGATGGGCACAGATTGTGGCACAGTTTGGAAGTGGGCAGAGTTCTTCTTCCTTCATTGCCTCCAGGCCACGACCTCCTGTGAAGATACAGGCTTGTAGCTGTGAAGAGAGGAGCAGAGTAGAACGAAAGCGAGCAGAGCagtggtgtcactgctggggacGCCACTGTGGCCGTGGTTGGGTTGGAGCTCCAGGGAAAAGGTTGGGAGTGTCtatgctgctctgggcagaggaggaggcagccaggCTTCTCCACAGGCTCAGGTGCAGGTGAGTGTCCAGCGGGAATGTGAATCCTTCATGGGTACTACGGCCAACGTGAGGGAGTGAAAACTTCTGCAGTTTTGGATCTGCGTGAGCCACGGCCTGTGTCAGCGGGGCACCCAccacagctgaaggagctgcccagacagagctgcctggggtcACGCTGCGTgccaggaggctgggaggagacacagccagggcaggtgacCCAAAGTGGCCGAGGAGCTGTTCCAGACCCTCTGACATCCTGCTCAGTATTTCAAGCTGGGCACAAGAGCGGGGTAGGAGGGCACATTTGGaatgatggcatttgtctttcCAAGTCACTGTGAGGCTTGagggggccctgctgtcctggagacacagaacacctgcctgcccatgggaaatgGTGAAGGAGTTCCTTGGGTTTTTTGCCTGTGTGCATGGCTTCTGCATTCCCTATGCAAATGAATTGTTCTCCACCTGTGAGCTTTCCTGCTTTTACCcttccatttccctgcacagtCCAGCCTGCTGGTGGGGCATTGAGTGAGAATGGCTGTGTTTGGTGTCGGAGCCGTAGCTAGAGAAGGATCTTCATGGTGAATGAGAAAAGACTCACGCATCAGTATGGTGCAAGGCTTATCCGTTTATTAGCTGTGCACTGCTTCTTTTGTACTTAAACACTGTTGCAACACGCGAGGCCAGCAAGCATATCAGTGGTTAGTGAGCATCGTCCATATGTGACTTGTTATTTATTGATTGGTTTCACGCGTTGTTACGACAATTTCTCCACCTCTTGGCTCAAGCAATCCTAGCACCCTACGTCAGTCACGTCTCTTCTACCTATTTGCTACTTTATTCTATTTTCTCTGCCCGTCTACCTTCTCGCTTGCTACTTTAATGTACCTCCTCAGCCTCCTACTGTTGCTACTCTGATTCTTTCCCATCCGCTCATTGTTACTACTTTTTATCTCCTTCACGAATAGCTCAGTGTCAGTATTCTCTCTGAAAAGTACAGAATGATGCAGTTCTCTTAAAGTCAGAGTCTCTCATATTCATGCAACACAGCCAGAGCCCCGACAGCGTGGTGCTTGCTTGcgggctggggttaaaccacagcatgagaaatagagaaaaagtGGTTTTAATGCAAGAGGAGGGAGAATGTAGCATCCAAATTTTGGaatggtggtggtgatggtttttctgttttcctaagCCTGCCTTCCTGTAGCCTGTCCAGCACCTGATCTATTTGGACTCTGCCTCACACCTTCACTTTTTCTGGGACCGGCCCACTTGGGCCCACTGCTTTCCTCCTACCAGCACTTTGTGAGCTGCCCCAGAGCGTGCTAGAACattcttttcctgcttgctTTACATCCACAGCAGGCGGCTCCCTCTGATGCACGGATGTGGccagggaagctcccagaggTGCACCTCAGTTGGGCGAGGCTCCTTGGAAATGCCAcggcagtgcagcagcagcatggtgTGTTTGCAGTGGATGTCTTGCTTAGTTTTCCGTGTTTTCTTAAAGCCCACCCGTTTTTAGGCCTGTGTCCCACCTTGTACTGCAGCAAACATGTGAGGAAGAAGATCTACCAAAATGCTTCCTGAGGTTTTGTCCCCCAGCTGTCATTGCAGCGGGGATTTCCTTGGATGTTTCTTTTAGAGCCCTAGCTGGAAGAGGCCTTGTGCTTTACCACAGGGGAATGAGTGGCCAAAGGTCCTGCTgtcttttttgctttcctcacaTCATGGTCCCTTCTCAAGTGTTCAGCTTCTCAGTGTGGGCTATAGGGGCTCGGTGTGTCTTTGGAGTCACTCTTAGATGCCTTGAGCAAGAGGTTATGCACTAGGAGGGCTTTTTGTGTGGCTTTGTAGCAGAGAACTTTGCAGGCATTTTTTGGCATTAGCTGTAGAGAAGGTCTGCTTCTACACATGACGTCACCAGCCAGCCTCCTAATTGTGATGTGGAGCTCCTATTGTGATGTCAGGGGCCGCATCCCGGCGCTGTCACGGCAAAGTTGCTGTGCCGAGGCTCGGGAGGCCTcagtgtgcagagcagctctttggCACGCTCGCTGCAGGCGGGAGCTGCTGCTTGACGAGGTGTCTGCCAGCAGGCTGCACCCTGACAGCACTCTGAGTATTTTCTTTGTGCCCACAGGTATTGTCCGGTGCAGActtgagcagcactgctgcGACCATGGACAGAGTGTGCGCTGCTGCAGTTTGCACGGCTTTTTCTGTGGCTTATTCCGGGTACTTCTTCACCCACCTGGCACGTAAGTAGAGGTTTTTGTTGGGTGCGGCATGTGGAAACCAAAATGCCATGAAGAGGCCTTTGGTTGGGTaaagctgctgtcaccagcctCAGCTGAGCAGGGGGTGTCTCTAGGCAGCAGGGCGTGGGCTGCATTTGCCATGTAGCCTGCAGGGCTTGTGCTGCCCCATGCCATGGCATGGCCTGTGGCAGTGGAGTCTGGGAATCTCCTCAGTTTGCTGGCTCAAGCAAGACAGGTTTCAAGACAGGAAGCCTGGGAGAGCTTGGCAGGAGTCCTTGTAAAAactgtgtgctgctctccaggcctGGGGAGAAGCATCTTCTTGTCTGCATGCGCTCATCCCAGGATGTGTCTGTGGAACTTGACACTTGCTGTGTGCTAAAAGAGACCTTCCCTCTGTGATGAAATCACGGAATCAACTTGGAAATGGCCTCTGAAATCAACATTTCCTAAGAGCTCTTGAATgctcctgagcccagcagctgttcttgtgctgtgtcacaatagAACTGCCACCATGGCTAAGGGCTTTTGGGTGAAGCTCTTCTGAGGAAAAGTTTTCAGCAAGCTCATGGCAATTGATGCttgccatctcttcagaaaactgaagtcCAGCAAAGAGAGGAGCTGtagctcctgcagggctggggtggggcagaagcagcgaCTGTTACAGAACCATCTGGACTTTCTTTGTCTCAAGTTTCTGTGGGATGAGTGGCCAAGGAGGACAAAAGGCAGACACAAGACAGTACTTTGTGCTCTTGTCTTGCTTGCTGTGTGACACAAGGGttgctgctggagggaagcaGTGAAAGCAGAATGCTCTGTCTTTGGCTTGAATTTTTGCTGGGCCTGCCCAGTGCGGGCAGCTTTCTCACAGCA
Above is a window of Oenanthe melanoleuca isolate GR-GAL-2019-014 chromosome Z, OMel1.0, whole genome shotgun sequence DNA encoding:
- the LOC130265448 gene encoding serine/threonine-protein kinase PAK 3-like, whose protein sequence is MDRVCAAAVCTAFSVAYSGYFFTHLARHIARAWRESAPWSPKPTSELPLAACVAEEEAKGEEDAHQAADAATAGPEHPASSSSASVVAPARAAAAGSEEAASPQAGSSSTSSSCTWSTSSSSGGTEQLRERTEDEWLAMLRMLVSKEDPEAKYTDLEIIGKGGFGTVCTAVETATGEEVAIKKISLLQESSKELCVKEIQVMRDNKDGNLVNYIDSYLVHEELWLVMEYMDGGSLHDVIRETRMAEGEIAVVSRECLQGLDFLHSKQVIHRDIKSHNILLSLDGSVKLADFGLAAQLTAEQSKRRSAVGTTYWMAPEIFTRKPYGPKVDIWSFGIVGIEMVEGAPPYLMKTSRTVGQLISTGGTPKLQNPRQQSPWLRDFLRCCLQTDEDRRWCAQELLQHPFVTSAKPTSSLTPLIMAAQQLWLTADTSPGRGHCCLL